From a region of the Pukyongiella litopenaei genome:
- a CDS encoding SDR family NAD(P)-dependent oxidoreductase produces MTRTAVVTGGAGGLGRALSGQLRARGWFTALVDLPGPELEAATGTRRCSTHGCDLTVPDQLRRTCAEIIAARPSIDLVIYNAGISQSGAFADLPCETHRKVFEINYFAAVDCARAFLPALRAAGGTHLAISSVAGFAPLYHRTAYAASKHALEGFFKSLRAEEAPHGVGVAIAAPSFIATNPAVGPAPETGIMRPGSAADGIDAMTPEAAARIILRGLDRGRDHIPVGRVARMASLLNRLSPALYQREMRRRIRGRSAAS; encoded by the coding sequence ATGACGCGCACCGCGGTGGTGACCGGCGGCGCCGGTGGCCTGGGCCGCGCCCTGTCCGGACAGTTGCGTGCCCGGGGCTGGTTCACCGCGCTGGTGGACCTGCCCGGCCCGGAGCTTGAGGCGGCGACCGGCACGCGCCGCTGCAGCACCCATGGCTGCGATCTGACCGTTCCCGACCAGCTGCGCCGCACCTGCGCCGAGATCATCGCCGCGCGGCCGTCCATCGACCTGGTGATCTACAATGCCGGCATCTCGCAATCGGGCGCTTTCGCCGATCTTCCATGCGAAACCCATCGCAAGGTCTTCGAGATCAACTATTTCGCGGCGGTGGACTGCGCGCGCGCGTTTCTGCCCGCGCTGCGCGCGGCCGGGGGCACCCACCTGGCGATCTCGTCGGTGGCCGGGTTCGCGCCGCTCTATCACCGCACCGCCTATGCCGCCAGCAAGCACGCGCTGGAGGGGTTCTTCAAATCCCTGCGCGCCGAAGAAGCCCCCCACGGCGTGGGCGTCGCCATCGCCGCGCCGTCTTTCATCGCCACCAACCCGGCGGTCGGCCCGGCGCCGGAAACCGGGATCATGCGGCCGGGATCGGCGGCGGATGGCATCGACGCGATGACGCCGGAGGCCGCGGCGCGGATCATTCTCAGGGGGCTTGACCGGGGCAGGGACCATATCCCCGTCGGCCGGGTCGCGCGGATGGCCAGCCTGCTCAACCGGCTGTCCCCGGCGCTCTACCAGCGCGAGATGCGGCGCCGGATCCGGGGCCGCAGCGCCGCGTCCTGA
- a CDS encoding SDR family oxidoreductase, translating to MSRILITGAAGAVGAALLRLLGDRAGLDVVATDIRPPEALPPNARFLTMDVTGDDPDRVIAGVRPDVVVHLASVVTPGAGSTRDLEYAVDVTGSRNVLDACLAHGVRRLVVTSSGAAYGYHADNAVPLGEDDPIRGNREFAYSWHKRLVEEMLATARHETPALEQVVLRVGTVLGAGLENQITALFHKPRLLGLRGSDSPFVFIWDDDLAHVLERAALDGPPGIYNVAGDGAMTVSDIAAAMGKSVRWVPPVLVRAALVVARPLGLSRYGPEQVRFLLYRPVLDNTALKRDFGYVPRRSSAEAFARWWETAR from the coding sequence ATGTCCCGCATCCTGATCACCGGTGCCGCCGGGGCCGTGGGCGCGGCGCTGCTGCGCCTGCTCGGGGACCGTGCCGGTCTCGACGTGGTGGCGACCGATATCCGCCCGCCCGAGGCCCTGCCGCCGAATGCGCGGTTCCTGACGATGGACGTAACCGGCGACGATCCGGACCGCGTGATTGCCGGGGTGCGCCCCGATGTGGTGGTGCATCTGGCCTCGGTGGTCACGCCGGGTGCGGGATCGACCCGCGACCTGGAATACGCGGTCGACGTGACCGGCAGCCGCAACGTGCTGGACGCCTGCCTGGCCCATGGTGTGCGGCGGCTGGTGGTGACCTCCTCGGGGGCGGCCTATGGCTATCACGCCGACAACGCCGTGCCGCTGGGCGAAGACGACCCCATTCGCGGCAATCGCGAATTTGCCTATTCCTGGCACAAGCGCCTGGTCGAAGAGATGCTGGCCACCGCACGCCATGAGACACCGGCGCTGGAACAGGTGGTGCTGCGCGTCGGCACGGTTCTGGGCGCGGGGCTGGAAAACCAGATCACCGCATTGTTCCACAAGCCCCGGTTGCTGGGATTGCGCGGGTCGGACAGCCCGTTCGTGTTCATCTGGGACGACGATCTGGCGCATGTTCTGGAACGCGCGGCGCTCGACGGGCCGCCGGGGATCTACAACGTGGCGGGCGATGGCGCGATGACCGTATCCGACATCGCGGCGGCGATGGGCAAGAGCGTGCGGTGGGTGCCGCCCGTGCTGGTGCGTGCCGCGCTGGTGGTGGCGCGGCCGCTGGGCCTGTCCCGCTATGGTCCCGAACAGGTGCGGTTCCTGCTTTATCGTCCGGTTCTGGACAACACCGCGCTGAAGCGCGATTTCGGCTATGTCCCGCGCCGGTCCAGTGCCGAAGCCTTCGCCCGGTGGTGGGAGACCGCGCGATGA
- a CDS encoding bile acid:sodium symporter family protein, with protein MGSIDDVVLNFDAGNLRVLNAILAILMFSIALDLRTADFSRVLRAPKPLLVGLMSQFLLLPALTFLMLLAFRPQPSIAMGLILIAACPGGNISNFITHRAGGNVALSVSMTAFATVSAIVITPANIALWGYLYTPTRAILQQVRIDPVSVAITVGVMLVLPLILGMVLRARRPALAARINRPMQMLSLAIFAGFIAVALAGNWGFLVQFAGVIVGLVFVHNALAFTGGYTIATLAGLAERDRRSVTIETGIQNSGLGLVLIFAFFGGLGGMAVAAAFWGVWHAIAGLALAALFARREVSACPAS; from the coding sequence ATGGGTTCGATCGATGACGTGGTCCTGAATTTCGACGCCGGCAACCTGCGGGTCCTGAACGCGATCCTGGCAATTCTCATGTTCTCGATCGCGCTGGATCTCAGGACCGCCGATTTCAGCCGGGTGCTGCGCGCGCCCAAGCCGCTGCTGGTCGGGCTGATGTCGCAGTTCCTGCTGCTGCCGGCGCTGACCTTCCTGATGCTGCTGGCGTTCCGGCCCCAGCCGTCCATCGCGATGGGTCTGATCCTTATCGCCGCCTGCCCGGGGGGCAACATCTCGAATTTCATCACCCACCGGGCCGGGGGGAACGTGGCCCTGTCGGTGTCGATGACGGCATTTGCCACCGTTTCGGCCATCGTGATCACCCCGGCCAACATTGCCCTTTGGGGGTATCTCTACACCCCCACGCGCGCGATCCTGCAACAGGTGCGCATCGACCCGGTTTCGGTGGCCATCACCGTGGGGGTGATGCTGGTGCTGCCGCTAATCCTGGGCATGGTGCTGAGAGCCCGGCGTCCGGCGCTGGCGGCACGGATCAACCGGCCGATGCAAATGCTGTCGCTGGCGATCTTTGCCGGGTTCATCGCGGTTGCGCTGGCCGGCAACTGGGGGTTCCTGGTCCAGTTCGCCGGCGTGATCGTCGGGCTGGTTTTCGTGCATAACGCGCTGGCCTTTACCGGTGGCTATACCATCGCCACCCTGGCCGGGCTGGCCGAACGCGACCGCAGGTCGGTCACCATCGAAACCGGGATCCAGAACTCCGGTCTCGGGCTGGTGCTGATCTTCGCCTTTTTCGGCGGGCTGGGCGGCATGGCCGTCGCCGCCGCCTTCTGGGGGGTCTGGCACGCGATCGCGGGGCTGGCGCTGGCCGCACTCTTTGCACGGCGCGAGGTGTCGGCATGTCCCGCATCCTGA
- a CDS encoding flavin-containing monooxygenase, with amino-acid sequence MTGFNGRAGPMPGEDAFALIGAGPMGLAMAKTLLEQDIPFQGFELADDVGGLWDIDAPRSTMYESAHLISSKKMTEFDDFPMGADVAEYPSHREMKSYFSDFARHFDIYPHYRFGAEVIEARPVDGGGWILRWRDRDGSEHERRFAGLLIANGTLSEPNMPKFDGAFDGELIHASQYRYPTRFAGKRVLIVGAGNSGCDIAVDAIHHGLSCDISMRRGYYFVPKYVFGQPADTVGGRIRLPMWLKRRIDGTLLKWFVGNPQKYGFPKPDYALYESHPVVNSLILFHAGHGDLRVRPDIDRLDGRQVHFRDGSSGEYDMILAATGYRLHYPFIAPELLNWQADAPHLYLNCMHPDRDDLFVLGMVEASGLGWQGRHEQAEMVARYIAGLRDGSGAAQRLRARKAKDFGRVTGGMSYIDLPRMAYYVDKATYRREVTGEIAALKAGA; translated from the coding sequence ATGACTGGTTTCAATGGACGGGCGGGACCCATGCCCGGCGAGGATGCCTTTGCCCTGATTGGCGCCGGACCGATGGGTCTGGCGATGGCAAAGACGCTGCTGGAACAGGATATCCCGTTTCAGGGTTTCGAACTGGCCGACGATGTCGGCGGGCTGTGGGATATCGACGCCCCACGGTCGACCATGTATGAAAGCGCACATCTCATTTCGTCCAAAAAGATGACTGAGTTTGACGACTTTCCGATGGGGGCCGACGTGGCCGAATACCCGTCGCATCGCGAGATGAAGTCGTATTTTTCCGATTTCGCGCGGCATTTCGATATCTATCCGCATTACCGTTTTGGCGCCGAGGTGATCGAAGCCCGCCCGGTCGATGGCGGCGGCTGGATCCTGCGCTGGCGTGACAGGGACGGCTCCGAACATGAGCGCCGCTTTGCCGGGCTGCTGATCGCCAACGGCACCCTGTCGGAACCGAACATGCCCAAATTCGACGGCGCGTTCGACGGCGAGCTGATCCATGCCTCGCAATACCGTTACCCGACCCGGTTCGCGGGCAAGCGGGTGCTGATCGTCGGCGCGGGCAATTCCGGCTGCGATATCGCGGTGGACGCGATCCATCACGGTCTGTCCTGCGATATCTCGATGCGGCGCGGGTATTACTTCGTGCCGAAATACGTCTTTGGCCAACCGGCGGATACGGTGGGGGGCCGGATCAGGCTGCCGATGTGGCTCAAGCGCCGGATCGACGGGACGTTGCTGAAATGGTTCGTCGGCAACCCGCAGAAATACGGGTTTCCGAAACCCGACTACGCGCTCTACGAATCCCACCCGGTGGTCAATTCGCTGATCCTGTTCCATGCCGGGCATGGCGACCTGCGGGTCAGGCCGGATATCGACCGGCTCGACGGCAGGCAGGTTCATTTCCGCGATGGCAGCAGCGGCGAATACGACATGATCCTGGCCGCGACCGGATACCGGCTGCATTACCCGTTCATCGCCCCCGAACTGCTGAACTGGCAGGCGGATGCCCCGCATCTCTATCTCAACTGCATGCATCCCGACCGCGATGACCTGTTCGTCCTGGGCATGGTCGAGGCCTCCGGGCTGGGCTGGCAGGGCCGCCATGAACAGGCCGAGATGGTCGCGCGGTATATCGCCGGGCTTCGCGACGGCAGCGGGGCCGCGCAGCGCCTGCGCGCGCGCAAGGCCAAGGACTTCGGGCGCGTCACCGGTGGCATGTCCTATATCGACCTGCCACGGATGGCCTATTATGTCGACAAGGCGACCTATCGCCGTGAAGTGACGGGCGAAATCGCGGCCCTGAAGGCAGGTGCGTGA
- a CDS encoding TetR/AcrR family transcriptional regulator has translation MAQHAVTTRKRAPSRRSLEARARIFDAAEQVFAERGFEGASIRDIAERARVQKASVNFHGGAKEDLFERIVTRRADELSTARIAALEAVGPCPRDPAAELIAAFAMPLLDRAFGGDPQWMAYARLIAIVSADPRWNDLTARLYDPVAMTYARRLSASYPDASPEDVAAGMVFSVSAMLALCTSQWRITALSPGNPDPGRAALIDRLIDYCAAGMTTLLGAPVR, from the coding sequence ATGGCCCAACATGCTGTAACAACGAGAAAAAGGGCGCCGTCACGGCGTTCGCTCGAAGCGCGGGCGCGAATCTTCGATGCCGCGGAGCAGGTTTTTGCCGAGCGGGGATTCGAAGGCGCCTCGATCCGTGACATCGCCGAACGCGCGCGGGTCCAGAAGGCCAGCGTGAATTTTCACGGCGGCGCCAAGGAGGACCTGTTCGAACGGATCGTCACCCGCCGCGCCGACGAGCTTTCGACCGCGCGGATCGCCGCGCTGGAGGCGGTCGGCCCCTGCCCGCGCGATCCCGCCGCCGAACTGATCGCGGCTTTTGCCATGCCGCTGCTCGACCGGGCATTTGGCGGCGACCCGCAATGGATGGCCTATGCGCGGCTGATCGCCATCGTTTCTGCCGATCCGCGCTGGAATGACTTGACCGCCAGGCTCTATGACCCGGTGGCCATGACCTATGCCCGGCGGCTGTCGGCCAGCTATCCCGACGCCAGCCCCGAGGATGTGGCCGCGGGCATGGTGTTTTCGGTCTCGGCGATGCTGGCGCTGTGCACCTCGCAATGGCGGATCACGGCGCTGAGCCCCGGCAATCCCGACCCGGGCCGCGCGGCGCTGATCGACAGGCTGATCGACTACTGTGCCGCCGGCATGACGACGCTGCTGGGGGCGCCGGTCCGCTGA
- a CDS encoding DUF1801 domain-containing protein — protein sequence MSAISPPFQSAAVEQLFARFPDAERAGLLGLRRLIFDTAAGIPDVGRIEEALRWGQPAYLTPDTGSGSTIRLGLPKAGGYALYVHCQTTILPDFRSLFPDAFDYEGNRAVLFRPGRTPDDDKLRLLIAAALTYHLR from the coding sequence ATGTCTGCGATCTCCCCTCCGTTCCAGTCGGCTGCGGTCGAACAGCTCTTTGCCCGGTTTCCCGATGCCGAACGCGCGGGCCTGCTCGGGTTGCGGCGCCTCATCTTCGATACGGCGGCCGGGATCCCCGATGTCGGCCGGATCGAAGAGGCGCTGCGCTGGGGCCAGCCGGCCTATCTGACGCCCGACACCGGTTCGGGCTCGACGATCCGGCTCGGGCTGCCCAAGGCCGGCGGCTACGCGCTCTATGTGCATTGCCAGACCACGATCCTGCCCGATTTTCGCAGCCTGTTTCCCGATGCGTTTGACTATGAAGGCAACCGCGCGGTGCTGTTCCGGCCGGGGCGGACGCCCGATGACGACAAGCTGCGGCTGCTGATCGCGGCGGCGCTGACCTATCACCTCCGCTGA
- a CDS encoding DoxX family protein, which produces MAGLAFMAHGTQKLLGFPATERATETFSLSWIAGVIELVCGALIALGLLTRPAAFLSSGLMAFAYWMAHAPRDFFPVNNGGDAAILYCFFFLYLVFAGPGPLSIDRIRGADH; this is translated from the coding sequence ATGGCCGGCTTGGCGTTCATGGCGCACGGGACGCAGAAGTTGCTGGGGTTCCCGGCCACCGAACGCGCAACCGAAACCTTTTCCCTGTCCTGGATCGCGGGCGTCATCGAACTGGTCTGCGGCGCGCTGATCGCGCTGGGGCTGCTGACACGCCCGGCGGCCTTCCTGTCATCGGGGCTGATGGCATTTGCCTATTGGATGGCCCATGCACCGCGCGATTTCTTTCCGGTCAACAATGGCGGCGATGCGGCGATCCTCTACTGTTTCTTCTTCCTCTACCTCGTCTTTGCCGGCCCCGGCCCGCTGAGCATCGACCGGATACGCGGCGCCGATCACTGA
- a CDS encoding NADP-dependent oxidoreductase → MSEQMFRIALASRPDGAPSAENFSHEAAPLPVPGEGEVLVRVHYMSLDPYMRGRMDDAKSYAAPVPIGGTMEAGGVGEVIASNSPAFKPGDFAFGMFGWASHGCLPADQLRRLDPAMGPVTAALGVLGMPGFTGWYGLTELGRPRAGETLVVAAATGPVGSMVGQVARLAGLRTVGVAGGADKCRLATEMFGFDACLDHRAYDTASDLRAALAAECPDGVDIYFENVGGKVLEAVFPLLNEFARIPVCGMVAWYNAGALGAGAADAGLSGPALWRSILVKYMSVNGFIISNHFDRFPEFLSQVAPKVASGEIRFLEDIAEGLENAPAAFIAMLEGGNTGKQIVKLI, encoded by the coding sequence ATGTCCGAACAGATGTTCCGTATCGCGCTGGCAAGCCGCCCCGACGGGGCGCCGAGCGCCGAAAACTTCAGCCACGAAGCCGCGCCCCTGCCGGTGCCGGGTGAGGGCGAGGTGCTGGTGCGCGTGCATTACATGTCGCTCGATCCCTACATGCGGGGGCGGATGGACGACGCGAAATCCTATGCCGCGCCGGTGCCGATCGGCGGCACGATGGAGGCCGGGGGCGTGGGCGAGGTGATCGCCTCGAATTCACCGGCGTTCAAACCTGGCGATTTCGCCTTTGGCATGTTCGGCTGGGCCAGCCATGGCTGCCTGCCCGCCGACCAGCTGCGCAGGCTCGACCCCGCGATGGGGCCGGTCACCGCCGCCCTGGGTGTGCTGGGCATGCCGGGCTTTACCGGCTGGTATGGCCTGACCGAACTGGGCAGGCCCAGGGCGGGCGAGACGCTGGTGGTGGCAGCCGCCACGGGGCCGGTCGGCTCGATGGTGGGGCAGGTGGCCCGGCTGGCCGGTCTGCGCACCGTGGGTGTCGCCGGCGGTGCCGACAAATGCAGGCTGGCCACCGAGATGTTCGGCTTTGACGCCTGCCTCGATCACCGCGCCTATGACACCGCGTCAGACCTGCGCGCGGCGCTGGCCGCCGAATGTCCGGACGGGGTCGATATCTATTTCGAGAATGTCGGCGGCAAGGTGCTCGAAGCGGTGTTCCCGCTGCTCAACGAATTCGCCCGGATCCCGGTTTGCGGGATGGTCGCGTGGTACAATGCCGGCGCGCTGGGTGCGGGTGCGGCGGATGCCGGGCTGTCCGGCCCGGCGCTGTGGCGGTCGATCCTGGTGAAATACATGTCCGTCAACGGGTTCATCATCTCGAACCATTTCGACCGGTTTCCCGAGTTCCTGTCCCAGGTGGCCCCCAAGGTCGCCTCGGGTGAAATCCGGTTCCTCGAGGATATCGCCGAAGGGCTGGAAAATGCCCCGGCGGCCTTCATCGCGATGCTCGAAGGCGGCAATACCGGCAAGCAGATCGTCAAGCTGATCTGA
- a CDS encoding inositol monophosphatase family protein: MVGSANLNVMIKAARKAGRSLVKDFREVENLQVSMKGAGDFVSKADIAAEQILKEELLGARPTYGWLAEEGGEIPGQDPTRRWIVDPLDGTTNFLHGLPHWAVSIALEHKGKIVAGVVFDPAKDEMFLAEKGEGAWLNQSRLRVSGRSRMIESIFATGLPFGGRSDLPETLQDLARLMPACAGVRRWGAAALDMAYVAAGRYEGFWERRLNVWDIAAGTIIVREAGGLVEAIADGDDLLASGEVICANEPIFGKFADVIRG; this comes from the coding sequence ATGGTCGGCAGTGCAAATCTCAACGTCATGATCAAGGCCGCGCGCAAGGCGGGGCGGTCGCTGGTCAAGGATTTCCGCGAGGTGGAGAACCTGCAGGTGTCGATGAAAGGCGCGGGCGATTTTGTCTCCAAGGCCGACATCGCCGCCGAGCAGATCCTGAAAGAGGAATTGCTGGGCGCGCGTCCCACCTATGGCTGGCTGGCCGAGGAAGGCGGCGAGATCCCCGGGCAGGACCCGACCCGGCGCTGGATCGTCGATCCGCTGGACGGCACCACCAACTTCCTGCACGGGCTGCCGCACTGGGCGGTGTCGATCGCCCTGGAGCACAAGGGCAAGATCGTCGCGGGCGTGGTGTTCGACCCGGCCAAGGATGAAATGTTCCTTGCCGAAAAGGGCGAAGGCGCCTGGCTGAACCAGTCGCGGCTGCGGGTCTCGGGACGGTCGCGGATGATCGAGAGCATCTTTGCCACCGGCCTGCCCTTCGGCGGCCGCAGCGACCTGCCCGAAACGCTGCAGGACCTGGCCCGGCTGATGCCCGCCTGCGCCGGCGTGCGGCGCTGGGGGGCGGCGGCGCTCGACATGGCCTATGTGGCGGCGGGCCGCTACGAAGGGTTCTGGGAACGCCGCCTGAACGTCTGGGACATCGCCGCCGGCACCATCATCGTGCGCGAAGCCGGCGGGCTGGTCGAAGCCATCGCGGACGGTGACGACCTGCTGGCCTCGGGCGAGGTCATCTGCGCCAACGAACCGATCTTTGGCAAATTCGCCGACGTGATCCGGGGCTAG
- a CDS encoding DsbE family thiol:disulfide interchange protein translates to MARKISPLMIAPPLVFAAFVALALIGMFRDDPNALPSAREGQPAPPVVLNELPGKAIWGDDTLRDGEVKLVNFWASWCAPCRVEHPNLQKLSDGGIPIYGINYKDTPEKGLAFLAELGDPYAAIGSDGGSMGIDWGVYGVPETYVIGGDGTIHLRFAGPVTAKVMEETILPAIARASGGGN, encoded by the coding sequence ATGGCTAGGAAGATCTCACCGCTGATGATCGCGCCGCCGCTGGTCTTTGCGGCCTTCGTCGCCCTGGCGCTGATCGGCATGTTCCGGGACGATCCCAACGCGCTGCCCTCGGCCCGCGAAGGCCAGCCCGCGCCGCCCGTGGTGCTGAACGAACTGCCGGGCAAGGCGATCTGGGGCGACGACACCCTGCGCGACGGCGAAGTGAAGCTGGTGAATTTCTGGGCCAGCTGGTGCGCGCCCTGCCGTGTCGAACACCCGAACCTGCAGAAGCTCTCGGACGGCGGCATCCCGATCTACGGCATCAACTACAAGGACACGCCGGAGAAGGGGCTGGCCTTTCTGGCGGAACTGGGCGACCCCTATGCCGCGATCGGCTCGGACGGCGGCAGCATGGGGATCGACTGGGGGGTCTATGGCGTCCCGGAAACCTATGTGATCGGCGGCGACGGCACGATTCACCTGCGGTTCGCGGGCCCGGTGACCGCGAAGGTGATGGAGGAAACCATCCTGCCTGCGATTGCCAGGGCCAGCGGCGGCGGCAACTGA
- the ccmD gene encoding heme exporter protein CcmD — MIPELGKYADTVLAAYAASLLLLAVLVIFSLLRGRKVRGEMERVEQRMSRDG; from the coding sequence ATGATACCGGAACTGGGGAAATACGCCGATACGGTGCTGGCCGCTTATGCCGCGTCGCTGCTGTTGCTGGCGGTGCTGGTGATCTTCAGCCTGTTGCGCGGCCGCAAGGTCCGCGGCGAGATGGAGCGGGTCGAACAGAGGATGTCGCGGGATGGCTAG
- a CDS encoding heme ABC transporter permease: MTFAAKANALWAYANPRKFLATTERVLPVFWWTAAACLAVGLVWGFFFTPDDYRQGSTVKIIYLHVPSALMAINCWLMMLATSLVWLVRRHHVSALAARAAAPVGIVMTLIALATGAIWGQPMWGTWWAWDPRLTSFLILFLFYLGYVALWEAIEDPDTAADLTSVLCLVGSVFALLSRYAVNFWNQGLHQGASVMRAAAITGSDTEEKVSNVFFVPLMVCIIGFVLLFIALVLYRTGTEIRARRIRALLARERAGA, from the coding sequence ATGACATTCGCCGCGAAAGCCAATGCCCTGTGGGCCTATGCCAACCCGCGCAAGTTCCTGGCAACCACCGAGCGGGTCCTGCCCGTGTTCTGGTGGACAGCGGCGGCGTGCCTTGCGGTTGGGCTCGTCTGGGGCTTCTTCTTTACCCCCGACGATTACCGGCAGGGATCGACGGTCAAGATCATCTACCTGCATGTGCCCTCGGCGCTGATGGCGATTAACTGCTGGCTGATGATGCTGGCGACCTCGCTGGTCTGGCTGGTGCGGCGCCACCATGTCAGCGCGCTGGCGGCGCGGGCCGCCGCGCCCGTGGGCATCGTCATGACGCTGATCGCGCTGGCCACCGGCGCCATCTGGGGGCAGCCGATGTGGGGCACCTGGTGGGCCTGGGACCCGCGGCTGACCTCGTTCCTGATCCTGTTTTTGTTCTATCTCGGCTATGTCGCCCTGTGGGAGGCGATCGAGGACCCGGATACCGCGGCCGACCTGACCTCGGTCCTGTGTCTGGTGGGGTCGGTTTTCGCGTTGCTGTCGCGCTACGCGGTGAATTTCTGGAACCAGGGGCTGCATCAGGGCGCGTCGGTGATGCGCGCGGCGGCGATCACCGGATCGGATACCGAGGAAAAGGTCTCCAATGTCTTCTTCGTGCCGCTGATGGTCTGCATCATCGGGTTCGTCCTGCTGTTCATCGCGCTGGTGCTCTATCGCACCGGAACCGAGATCCGCGCCCGCCGTATCCGGGCGCTGCTGGCACGCGAAAGGGCAGGGGCATGA
- the ccmB gene encoding heme exporter protein CcmB: protein MIALLTRDLKLALRAGGGFGLGLAFFLIVTVMVPFAVGPQSALLATIAPGVLWLGALLACLLSLDRLLALDWEDGTLDLLATAPLPLEAVLSIKAMAHWLTTGLPLVLAAPVLGVLLNLPGPGFAWLVASLALGTPALSVIGTFGAALTVGLKRGGLLLSLLVLPLYVPTLIFGAEVARRGATGQDLSTPLLMLGGITAASIALLPFASAAVLRVNIR, encoded by the coding sequence GTGATCGCCCTGCTGACACGCGATCTGAAACTGGCATTGCGCGCGGGCGGCGGTTTCGGGCTCGGGCTGGCATTTTTCCTGATCGTGACGGTGATGGTGCCGTTTGCGGTGGGGCCGCAATCGGCGCTGCTGGCGACCATCGCGCCGGGTGTCCTGTGGCTGGGTGCGCTGCTGGCCTGCCTGCTGTCGCTCGACCGTCTGCTGGCGCTGGACTGGGAGGACGGAACGCTGGACCTGCTGGCGACCGCGCCGCTGCCGCTGGAGGCGGTGCTGAGCATCAAGGCCATGGCGCATTGGCTGACCACCGGCCTGCCGCTGGTGCTGGCCGCGCCGGTGCTGGGGGTGTTGCTGAACCTGCCCGGCCCGGGATTTGCCTGGCTGGTGGCGTCGCTGGCGCTGGGAACCCCGGCGCTGAGCGTGATCGGCACCTTCGGCGCGGCGCTGACCGTGGGACTCAAACGCGGCGGGCTGCTGCTGTCGCTTCTGGTGCTGCCGCTCTATGTGCCCACGCTGATCTTTGGCGCCGAGGTGGCGCGGCGGGGCGCGACGGGGCAGGATCTGTCCACGCCGCTGCTGATGCTGGGCGGGATCACTGCGGCCAGCATCGCGCTGCTGCCCTTTGCCTCGGCCGCTGTCCTGCGCGTGAACATTCGTTGA
- the ccmA gene encoding heme ABC exporter ATP-binding protein CcmA, translating to MMLCASDLTVARGGIPVLEGVNLTLRPGRALVLRGPNGIGKTTLLRTLAGLQPPLAGRIEGAEDGIAYAGHADGIKPTLTVTENLNFWASVFGAPGIALALDALALHDLADRAAGQLSAGQKRRLGLARLLVTGRPVWMLDEPTVSLDRTAVAMFADAVRAHLGQGGSALIATHIDLGLDGDVLELGPFKARPVPVGDFDGGFL from the coding sequence ATGATGCTCTGTGCTTCTGATCTGACCGTCGCCCGTGGCGGTATCCCGGTGCTGGAAGGGGTGAACCTGACGCTCAGGCCCGGGCGGGCGCTGGTGTTGCGCGGCCCCAACGGGATCGGCAAGACCACGCTGTTGCGCACGCTGGCCGGGTTGCAGCCGCCGCTGGCCGGGCGGATCGAGGGGGCCGAGGACGGCATCGCCTATGCCGGCCACGCGGACGGGATCAAGCCGACCCTCACGGTGACCGAGAACCTGAACTTCTGGGCCAGCGTCTTTGGCGCGCCGGGCATTGCTCTGGCGCTCGATGCGCTTGCCCTGCATGATCTGGCCGACCGGGCGGCGGGGCAGCTTTCGGCGGGACAGAAGCGGCGCCTGGGGCTGGCGCGGCTGCTGGTGACCGGTCGGCCGGTCTGGATGCTGGACGAACCGACCGTGTCGCTGGATCGCACCGCGGTGGCGATGTTCGCCGATGCGGTGCGCGCGCATCTGGGGCAGGGCGGCTCGGCGCTGATCGCCACCCATATCGACCTGGGGCTCGACGGGGACGTGCTGGAACTGGGACCGTTCAAGGCCCGCCCGGTCCCGGTCGGCGATTTCGACGGAGGGTTCCTGTGA
- a CDS encoding Mth938-like domain-containing protein, which yields MRLNEMAYPDGLPVDGYGAGFFRIGGEIHKGAVVTGPGGTGPWGGLDDAEPLIALADRIDVLLIGTGAEMLPVPAPLRQRLEQAGVGMEHMGSPAACRTYNVLLAEGRRVALALLPV from the coding sequence ACGAAATGGCTTATCCCGACGGTCTCCCGGTGGACGGGTATGGGGCGGGGTTCTTCCGCATCGGCGGCGAGATCCACAAGGGCGCGGTGGTGACCGGGCCCGGGGGCACCGGCCCCTGGGGCGGGCTGGACGATGCCGAGCCGCTGATTGCGCTGGCGGATAGGATCGATGTCCTGCTGATCGGCACCGGTGCCGAGATGCTGCCGGTCCCGGCCCCGTTGCGCCAGCGGCTGGAACAGGCGGGGGTCGGGATGGAGCATATGGGATCGCCGGCGGCCTGCCGCACCTACAACGTCCTGCTGGCCGAAGGCCGCCGGGTTGCGCTCGCGCTGCTGCCGGTCTGA